From the genome of Prinia subflava isolate CZ2003 ecotype Zambia chromosome 12, Cam_Psub_1.2, whole genome shotgun sequence:
GGGAAAGGAAAATCTAAGTATGTTGATGAAGAGCTGTGATAGGTCCTTTTTGAATATTTGGTAATTATTTCACATACTTACCGTATCTTAATGACAGTATTTTCAAAGTAGAAGTGCAGTATCAGTGACAGGTGGACAGAAGGTGCTCTGTCCCTGCGGGTTGAGGGGACACCACCTACCAAACTCGCTGGCACAGAAAGCCTCCGCTTCGTCCCTCTCCTTGCTGCACTGGGTCAGACACGCCTTCTCCTTGTCTCCATCTACAACAGGAGCACAGCCTGAGGGCAGCACGgcctgagggcagcagggtctgaggggcagcagggtcTGAGGGGCAGCATGGCCTGAGGGCAGCACGgcctgaggggcagcagggtcTGAGGGCAGCACGGcctgagggcagcacagcctgagggcagcagggtcTGAGGGGCAGCACGGCCTGAGGGCAGCACGGagtgaggggcagcagggtctgagggcagcacagcctgagggCAGCACGGCCTGAGGGCAGCACGGagtgaggggcagcagggtcTGAGGGCAGCACGGCCTGAGGGCAGCACGgcctgaggggcagcagggtcTGAGGGCAGCACGGCCTGAGGGCAGCACGGCCTGAGGGCAGCACGGagtgaggggcagcagggtcTGAGGGGCAACAGGgtctgaggggcagcagggtcTGAGGGGCAGCACAGCTTGAGGGGCAGCACGgcctgagggcagcagggtctgagggcagcacagcctgaagGGCTCTCTCAGCCGCTGTGCCCCGGACTTCGGGAAGCCCTGGCCGCCCGTCCCTTACCTCTCCTCAGCACACCCAGGTACGCCGGGCTGGGCCGCCAGCGGTTCGTGACCCAGGCGGGCTCGGGGATCCCCGTGAGGGGGCCGCGCTCTTTGTGGGGGATTGCCTTCCCTGCTCGGTTAAAGCTGTGCAGCGCGTTGGGATCGTTTGCCTCCAGCGTTCCGAAGTCTGGAAAGGgctgagctcccagcagggctgtcacCCTTGTGCGGGCGGGCGGGCTGTGGAGAGCCCACACGCTGTTGGCGGCCTGGGCCGGGCGCTCCCAGCGCGGCCTGTTGggcccccgggccgggccgccctGCGGCGGGACCCCTCCGTGCTGCCGGGGCTTCCGCAGCCCCGTGCTGTTCTCCAGCGAGGGCTCCGCGCGTTTCTTCttgtgggaggggagggaggcgATGCCCGGGGCCATTCCCGGGAGCCGGCCTTCCCTGGGACTGCCGCTGGCACTGCCCCGCGCTGCCGCTTTCACCTGGACATCGGCGGCAGCTGCTGCGCTAAGAACGTCTTTGCTGAGAGCATGGTCGGGTTTCTGAACATAGGGCAGGGATCCTACAGGcgaaaaaagagagaaaatcgGTGGTTTAAGTCTTTTATTCCAAATCCTTCTGAAAGATTTGAAGCTCTAAGTCATAAGTGAAGCCTTCAAcaataagacttaaaaaaaaacctaataaaTAGCTCAATAGATGAAGCATAGGAGAGCTCCTTGTTCCTCTGGTCCTGTACAGGGGATGCAGCTGTGTGAGCAAAACAGGAGATttgcatttttactttattattgttacaaattaaaaacaaaccctttTCTCAAACCCAGGAGTCTCCAGGGAGCATCTGAGGGAACAAGGTTCACGTTACCATTTGGGATGCTTGTTTAAAAGACCATGACAGCAGAACTATGTGGTTTTCCCATCCATGGGATGCTTGTTGTCAATGCCATCCAGACTCTTCAGCGGCTTTGGATGCTGCTGGAAAGGTCTTTATCCACAGTTTTGGGTCTCTGACTGAGCATACAGTAGCAGTAATTaggctggtgctgctgactAACAATTATTTCAAGGCTTTGCTTAATGTGAGAGGACAAGGGTTGAAAAAGAGAGGAAGCGTCTGGGAATCCAgggaacaaaataatttaatagcAATGTTCACACAAGCTGGGTAGTCACCTACACTTTCATTTACACCTTCATCTTGATCTCTTGAACCTCACAAAGCAAAATGACCAAAATGTTTAGCCTGGCAGGAGAGAAATTTCCCCTGGCagtccattttccttttcctttagcCCTTCCCTGCATGCCTGGAGTGAGCCAGCAGAGTTTTCACACAGCTCACCCACACACAGCCTCTGTCTGGTGTTCACGGCCGTGGTTATTCTGTGTAGGAGGCTGATCCCAACTCCTTGTGTGAAAAGAGAGATTTGACATACACAGATGAACAACATCCTGGTGTATCTGCTCTAACTGACTCAACTGCTGACCTTGCCACTTCTCCCCCTGTGCTCTCACCAGCTGCTGTCATGGGAAAGATTCCCTGATATTTGGGCTGGCCACACATAAAGTCAAAAGAATGTCCATGGAGAGAGGGGTGGAAGAAGTCCAAGCTGCTGAAAGCAGGAGGCAAGGGGGGTTTGGAGATGGTTCAGTGTGGAGCTGTGCCCTCTGAACAGGTGTCTCAGACTTGGGTGTGTAAATAAACTCTTCTACCACTTTATCATGCCTTCTCAGTCACGGATTGTATCGAGAAATAGTTCATTTTTCTCTACTCAATCTGTTCAGGACCTTGAGGTTCCTCCTCCTGTACCAGCATATTCCTGTCTAGTTGTTGCAGCCTAAGAAATATGACTGCAACATAACCAAATCCCAGTGGAACAAATGTAAATGCTATTTCTGTTCTGTCAGTGGGGCACTAAAACCCAAATAAATCCACTCAGGACAGCTTGCTGTAGGCACACAGGGCACACTGAACATATTAAAGTCAGTCAGACACCTGGAGTTACAGGTGAAGGGGGCTAAAAGAGAAAGGTCATATATAAAGTATAAAAATCCCAGATGCAGAAGCAAGTCCAACTTCACCTGCCACTGGTGGCTGGCAGGACAGAGCACgagctccctgcctgcttctGCCAGGTGCTCTTAATTCTTCCCAATGCTGGCAAAATTAAATATTGCAACTTACATTCCCATCCCACGAACAGGTTGAAATGTCTCTTTCTTGAGCCCTTACTTGCTGAAAAGGCTACAGGCTGCCCGGGTTTGCAGGAATGTCTTCAGCCTCCCCTGACTCCCAAGGCAGACgtgccccagccccgctccaaAGGTAACAGACTTACCAGAAGATGATCTAATGACAAAGCAGAGGAGCCAGAACACTTGGGTTGTCATTTTGAAGTTAAGTTTTTCCAGACTCAAAATGAACTGGAGTCTTTTATGCCCTTCCCCGGTTCATGCTAATGAGAGGCAGCCTGAGGGGAAACGGGAATCACTCGCTGGACAACCCACTGGAGCAAGACCAAGCTGCAGCCTCCACCAGCCCTGCCGGGGAGGAATGTGCTCCTTCCCATCGGGAACAaccccctggctgcagcacctgtgTGCTGGGAATAACACACCCACACGTGCTTTTGGCAGCAGATCTTTATTTTGGGGAGAGTCTTGCCCTCCTATGGCAATCTGTAGGGAAAAATCATAGGGAGCAAACCTGGTTTTCATGGCTATGGAAAAATTGGGAGATGCTGGAACACGCCAGACCCCTGGGATGCAGGGTCTGTAAAGGATGTGCATGACAATGGAACATATCTGGGGATTTCTGGCCGCCTCCAGTGATACAGCTGCTAATCTCCTCTTTTAGTTTCAGGAACCAGTTTACGTGGTtcttttcagactgaaaaaatgcagtagtGACTGTCCAGTCCAAGGGAAAGCTCTGCTGATCCCacacagctttatttttaaatctctcttTGCCATCATTAAGAACTCTGCAAATTTTCACAGACCAAGCCAACCCTGATTTGGATTACTGAAATAAGAAGGTTTACTTCTAAGTGACCTTATTGCTACACAAGATTTCCATTGTGACAGTTTAACTCACCAGCTGCTGCCGGGTGCTGTGGAAGCTGCTCATGACTTTAAGGGACAAACGAAAACTCCATAAAGGCACTGAAAGGCTCCTGAAACCCACCCTTGACAGAAAATCTAACCCTCAGCAATGCCTGTGGCATGGGATTCAGTGTTGCCTAATTTAAGCAGTTTGTTTTGTCCTGCCTTAATTAAGCTTTTCAATAGGATTCCCAAAAGCTCAGGGCTGCGTCTCCAGAAGCAATGGGTGAAGACACAGAAAATTCACCAGAATAGTGTGGaaaataaatgacatttcaCCACATCTATTACTCAGGGAGTTACATTCCTACTGCAGCACTTAGTAATCCTTCTTTCCCCCTGttatttgaaacattttaattCCAGAACTATCCCAAGATAACTATTACAGGAATAGGAATGTAAActgaggatgaggaagaggagggctCCTACATGGCTTTGGTGACCTGCAGGTGCCTGCAGcaagcaggagaagctggacTGTGAGTGCTAgcagtggggagggaggaggatggatggatggatggatggatggatggatggatggatggatggatggatggatggatggatggatggatgcacacacacacgagTATCCCACAGACCTGTATTCCAAGGATTTTTCTGTTGAATTAGCTAGTGGTGCAATTCAACCCTCATTCACGTACAGCTGTCTGCACTGTTCCCCCGACTCTTTACCAGCACAGGATCTCCATTAAGAGCACAGTAGTGGTGTTTGGAGTATTCCCAGCAGACCCGGGATGCTCgagcagcagagatggaaaagcTTTCCCAGCAGGCCTGGGCAAAACAGGGACCGACAGCGCTGGCCACGTCCGGACCCGGGCGTTCCCCGGCTGCTGCTCTCGCGGAGATCCGAGAGGGGAGCTGGACCCACCCGCAGGACCCCGCGGATGGGGGCGGCCCCAGACCGGACGCGGTGCCGGGGGAGCGAAgggcccggggccgggccgggccggggcggctgCGGGTAAAAGAATAGGGGTGACGGTCACTCTGTGGAGCCACCCGCGGCAGCGCCACAAAAGAAATGCGGCGCGACCCAGATGGGACTCGAACCCACAATCCCCAGCTCCGGAGGCTGATGCCTTATCCATTAGGCCACTGGGTCACCCACCAGGGCTTGCGCGCACCGCCTGCTAAGACCCCGCCCGGCCGGAACCGGCCCCGCCCCCCCGGGCTGTCACGTTCTCCCCGCTCGCAGCGGGCAGGCCACGCCCCTCCCTCCTCGTACGTTATTCATTGGTCACGGTGTCCCCAGGCCACGCCCCTCCATCCTCGTACGTTATTCATTGGTCACGGTGTCCCCAGGCCCCGCCCCTCGGCGCgtgccgcggccccgcccgcgccTCACAGCGGGTTCCCGCCAGTCGGTGCCGCCGCGTCTCTGCGAGacccgcccggggccgccccactgtcccagggacCCCCGGCCACCGCCGCCCTCCTCTGCCCCATAACCTCACCCGCAGCTTGGCCGCTGTCGTGCCCCGACTGCCCAGTCTCCCTCTACCTCTCTGTCGCTTCGCTGTGTTGGTAAGAACCTTCGGAGCTGTCACCTCCCTCACAGCCCACACCGCCTGCAGCACCTCGCACACACccccacaggcactgccagccctctccctgccctcaaAACCCATCCCTGCGCCCAGATTTCATTGCTGCAGACCATGCACTGCCAGCGATTCACGACCCAATGGGATCTCTTCGAGCTAACCCTCCGATTCTTCAGGAGAGCAGGTGTTTTATCtccatttctgcttttgaactgcctttttttctgtcaaactCCTCTTGTTTAATATCTCCATTTGTTAGTAATGTGCTTTCTCTTCTCTTGGCttccctgcttttgttttttgtgggtgttGTTTACAAAGCTCAGTACTGTAAGGCCCAAAACCAGCTATGTGAGATGTCACTGGtaattcctcctcctcagcaaaCATCCTTCACACCTGTGTACTCCTACAGATTGGTATAAGGGGTTAAATGTGATGGCTTAGCACACAAACACATTGATGTGCATACCTGACACTTCTCTGTGTTGTACCTTAGAGGTGTCTCAAAATGTCACAGTTGTTGTCAGAGACGTGTTTTTCCCTTCAAATTTATGGTTTGAGTTATATCTCCTGTGAAAATCAGTGGTTTTTTGTATTCCATCCCTCATGAGCAGGCCAAACCTATTGGAAACAATCCCATCCCTTTCCAGGCCAtgccacagggacaggaatccttttcttttgttaattcTGTATGATTTAGTTTTTATCTGCCCTCATGGCTGTAGAACTGATTTCAACTGCAACCTCACATCCCctttgctttgcatttctgtgCACCACATTTCCAGGAGACAGTAAGAGAGGTGTGGAGCCATGGGATGATGGAATCACgaaatagtttgggttggaagggaccttaaagctgaTCCACTtccacaccttccactaccccaggttgcttagggccccatccaacctggccttgtacacttccagggatccaggggcaaccacagctgctctgagcaccctgtgccagggcttcaccaCCCTGACAGGAAAGAATCttttcccagtatcccatctaaaccCACTCTCTTTCGTTTTGGAGCCATTCCCCCTCGTCCTGTCACTACACGCCCTTGTCCCAGGGAAAGCCTGCGGTGCCCTGCTGGTTACTGCGGCAGAATCTGCGCTCTCCATGAAGGGATGGGTGTTTCTGCCCCAAGCCGCTCAGAGCGAGACCCCTCCGGGGATACAATTCCCGCACTCCGATCCTCCAGTCCCGTCCCGGGATatccccggccccggccccgtgCACTACAGCTCCCGGCGTGCCCCGCGCGGGTAGTGCCAACAAGCCTCTGTGGGGCGGCGCGGGGCACGCCGGGAGCTGTAGTACCGGGCCTTGTGAAGACGTCACGTCCGACCGGCGTTTCCGAGAGGGCGTGGCCCGTCATCGCGAGCCGGGCTGCTTTCAAACCGACCAATCAGGAGGCTGCTTTGGCTCGAACTGGCCAATGGCAGGGCGCGGCCGCGGGAAATTTAAATGCCGCGTGGGGCGGCCGTGGGCAGTGGCAGCGTGCGGCAGCAGCGGAGCGACCGGAGGTGTTCCCGGCCGAGGTGCGGGGCTGGGAGCCGGGCCTGGGGCGTCGGGGACGCGGGCCTTGCGCTGCCCTTTTGGAAAGGGCTGTGCTCTTTCTGCAGTCACTGCCGGGGCCTCTCTTTGGAGCCTCCCGTGTCTCCGCTGGGGCTGAAAGGGCTGCTGTATCCCAGCGCGGGTTGTCGCTCCGGCGGGGCTGTGGCCGGAGTGAAGCCAGTTCTTATGCAGTGGGTCACGCTGCGGGTGGTCGAGGTGCAGGGGTTTTCTTCGTTACCCGTACAGCCGTTTTtatgtgctgctggctgcaccCGCTCGGCAAACGCCCCCCGGGTTCCTCCCCAGTGCGAGAGCTCGCTGTTCTCGTCCTAAAAGGTCGGGGTGGGTCTCAGTGGGATCCTGTGCAGCACAGGTACGTGACAATGAAAATAGTGTTTAACAGCCTGTGTGTGTTGACTGGGGAGAGGAAAATCTATTTTGTTCCTGAAAATAATAACTAATAATATTTGGTTTAAAGTGTCTTAAAATCGTATGACTGTgtcttctgcttttgtgttgATGCTAGAACTTGTAACCTCTGGCTCTTTCAAGAGAGCGCTGTTGATCGAGTTAGATGTTGTTATAGTATTAATACAAACAAGTGTCTCTCATTCTTGAGTATGGATCCAATTTTTAGAATTTACCTTTCATGGAGTAAATTTACTGtttctttgctctgttttcAGCCTTGTTATTATCTGTCCCGCTCAAAAATATAACAAGCAAGATGTCTACTAATGAGAATGCCAGTACACCATCAGCTCGATTGAACAGATTCAAGAACAAAGGAAAGGACAGCACAGTGAGTACTCTTGGTGCAATTAGTACTTTGGCCAGCCATTGTCTCTTTAAATCTAAGTTTTGAAAGCCGAGAGCTTACTCTGACTGTTTTTATCCTCCAGGAAATGAGAAGGCGGCGCATTGAGGTCAATGTGGAGCTGAGAAAAGCTAAAAAAGATGAACAGATgcttaaaagaagaaatgtgaGCACTTTACCAGATGATGCTACTTCTCCCCTTCAGGAAAACAGAGGCAACCAGGTGAGTGGGCTCTTGGAATAGAATAGACATTATATTGTCTATTCTATAATAGAATAGTAGAATGGGAGGGTCTTACAGTCTTATGTCCTGGAGCCAGGCCAGCACAAATCCCTTCTTGAGGGCAGGACAGCACTACTGCATTTGCATTAACAACTCGGGCCTGTATTAATCCCCTCTGATGGGCAGCACCCTTACACACAGCTGGCTGCATACTAGTCAAATTTTAATTTGACTAGTATGAAGCACTTAGTTAAAAAGCTTGCAGCAGTTCAGATAACTGTAGATGAATCTGCAGTTAATGAGGTTTTGAAATATCACGTGGTGGTGGTACTAAGGGAAGTGGCTGTGAATTGGGGCCTGTTCATGGTGTTGTGTAAGAGCTCCCTGTGGTCAGGAATACAGATTCTCCCAGTGAAGCACTCatgtaatgttttcttttacaggTTTTGGCACACTGGTCAGTTGAAGAAATAGTCAAAGGAGTTAATAGTAATAATATGGAGCTTCAGCTACAGGCTACTCAAGCTGCCAGGTAAGCAGTTCAGAGGAAACCAACTCAGCTGTGCAAGCCTATAACTGGGCAAGGTCAGAGAACTGGCTTACGAGCCTAAGAGGCTGCTGATGCCTTTCTTATTAGGCAGTATTTCAACAAAAACCATCTTAATGCAATGTTAATGTACCCATAACTGAGGCATAATTTTACTGAAACCATGTGActtttgaatatttaaaatgccTGCATATTTTAGTAGGAAGAAGTATGTTGCTCTAGTGTTGACAAATTTAACAGTAGTCACCTTCGATTTGAAAGAGTAATAATAGTAAACCCTTTGTTATATCAAAGTAAGGTACCTTTTTTTAACTCTGTTAACACTTAGGTCTGATGTGTATGAGTGTGGCAATCCACCTTAGAATAATGTGAACAGTAAGATGACGGGTTTGAAGTCTGCCAAGTTTTTCTCCTTCCTAATCTAAAATATCCTTTAATAAGCTTGCatatttctgcagtgctgcttcttCAGCCATTAACCTCTCTATGCTCAGAAGCCTCTAGCAGTTCAGATGTGTTATGACTCCTGCAGGTCTGCTTTACTTCAGAGTGTGAAAAGAGCCTCTCACATAGTGAAAACATGCCAAGCCCAATGTTAACTGAGGCCTAGGAAGCCAGTGTTCAGCTTGTCTGATTTTCATGCTGTGTTGTGTCACCTTCTCTGAATGTTAAAACAAtgctaaactttttttttatatggtGCTTTTAAGACTTAAATTGTTGTTCAGATGTCTGCAGGCAAAAATAGTGTAAAAATAATGCTTCTTGTTTGCATTCCTCTTTAGGAAACTCCTCTCAAGAGAGAAGCAACCCCCAATAGACAACATAATCCGGGCTGGTTTGATCCCGAAGTTCGTCTCGTTCCTGGGCAGAGCAGACTGCAGCCCCATCCAGTTTGAATCTGCCTGGGCACTCACCAACATTGCCTCTGGCACGTCTGAGCAaaccagggcagtggtggacGGAGGGGCAATCCCAGCCTTCATTTCCCTGCTGGCCTCCCCACACACTCACATCAGTGAGCAGGCTGTGTGGGCCCTGGGGAACATTGCAGGTatgtccctgtgctgcacagctccaATTCAGACCCGTGCCCGTGTGTGAGGTGGGaggacagcactgctgctgtgccgtgccctgtgctgagctgctgggagctctgcccCAATGGCTTTCCAGTCATGGCATGCCCTGCATTGCAGCTTTGTCTTCAGACCTCACACAATGCCTGGCACGACCTGTGGGTTGTATTGTGGGCACTGCTTCCAGATTTCACCTCAGCTTTGATGGGTCTCTGATCATGctaaaacacaaacatttttcagaCATTTCTGTGTTCTTGTAACTCAGCaatgagctctgctctgggtgtAGACTAaaagggagaaggcaggaagcagtgactgaaatatttatgtatttgatGGGCAATATTCCTTGCTTTGAAATAAGCTTGCTGATGGGAAGGTACTGATATACTGAAGTTTCTCATGCTTCTTTCAGGATTACTTCATCTGCCAGTGTTAAATCCAGTCTATAAAAATTggtcaaaataaataatatagtTAAATTTTGTACCTGCTGTATTAGGGTTTCCAGTGGCTGTGCCTTAGAGAACAGTTAATCTTCACAAAAATATTATCTTGTATAAAAGCCTTGCTTGATTGGGGTTTTCTTAAAGTTTGTTCTTACAATTATAAAGTATTTATTATACCTTGCAATAGAATTCCTAGTCAAACTCTGACATGCCATCAGCATTGCTCTGTAGCACCCAATCACGCAGCTGGTGATCATAATGCACTTCAAGTCCCATATTATGGGGGAAGCTCTGTTCTAGTGTAGGGCTCAGATTTATCTCCAAAGAAACATGCACGACCCTGCATGGTTATGAACTCTTAGGAAAACCTGTATAGAAAACACTTTACCTCTCCTTCCAACACAAAAGGTGAAGCTCAGTGGCTTGCTTGAACATGCTTGTCATGTGACTGAAGCATGGCAGTAGTCCTTTTGTCCTCCTGATTCTTCTTAATTTATCCAACCCTTCTTAGGGAGTAGAAGAATTAATCCTTTAACACACAGTGGTTCTGTGTACACATGTCCCTTTAATTCTGGTCTTCACCTGGctttttatcttgttttttttccaggggaTGGTTCTGCCTACAGAGACCTGGTTATTAAATATGGTGCAATCGAGCCACTGCTGAGTCTCCTTGCTGTTCCTGACCTGTCTTCCCTGGCTGTAAGTGTTCAGAATGATTCAAGTTTCAATTACCGAGTAGAACCCAGCTAAACTATCACTAACCATTTGTTTCAACCCCTGCAGTCTGGGTATTTACGCAATGTTACCTGGACCCTCTCAAACCTGTGTCGCAACAAGAATCCTGCGCCTCCCATTGAGGCCATCCAGCAGATCCTTCCAACCCTTGTCCGGCTCCTGCAC
Proteins encoded in this window:
- the C12H17orf58 gene encoding UPF0450 protein C17orf58 homolog isoform X2 is translated as MAPGIASLPSHKKKRAEPSLENSTGLRKPRQHGGVPPQGGPARGPNRPRWERPAQAANSVWALHSPPARTRVTALLGAQPFPDFGTLEANDPNALHSFNRAGKAIPHKERGPLTGIPEPAWVTNRWRPSPAYLGVLRRDGDKEKACLTQCSKERDEAEAFCASEFAVNGIVYNLESLGNGVQGITLLVDSDGLYKMSRLYVTPDAAFFRVHILVVDPFNCSKPCPDFKLGSRYIVMGHIYHKRWQLPAELLPALRGRLRPGDGWVGSSSSYVRRFNRKRDLRVRAALSQCP
- the C12H17orf58 gene encoding UPF0450 protein C17orf58 homolog isoform X1, with amino-acid sequence MTTQVFWLLCFVIRSSSGSLPYVQKPDHALSKDVLSAAAAADVQVKAAARGSASGSPREGRLPGMAPGIASLPSHKKKRAEPSLENSTGLRKPRQHGGVPPQGGPARGPNRPRWERPAQAANSVWALHSPPARTRVTALLGAQPFPDFGTLEANDPNALHSFNRAGKAIPHKERGPLTGIPEPAWVTNRWRPSPAYLGVLRRDGDKEKACLTQCSKERDEAEAFCASEFAVNGIVYNLESLGNGVQGITLLVDSDGLYKMSRLYVTPDAAFFRVHILVVDPFNCSKPCPDFKLGSRYIVMGHIYHKRWQLPAELLPALRGRLRPGDGWVGSSSSYVRRFNRKRDLRVRAALSQCP